The genomic segment GAAGGTTAATTATTAATAGATTTTTTTTAGTTTTTTATGCTAATTCTGGCTTCATTCCCAATTCACGTAAATGCTTAAAGTGAGCAATAACGGCACTTCGCATTGTTTTATATTCATAATATGGTAAGTTGCACTCTTTTGCTGTTTCCTTTACGATTTGTGCAATTTTCCCATAATGAATGTGACTGATATTTGGAAAAATGTGATGTTCGATTTGATGATTTAATCCGCCTGTGTACCAGTTTACGATTGCGTTTTTTGGTGCAAAATTAGTTGTAGTGTACAATTGGTGAACGGCCCATGTATTGTCCATTTCTCCTAATTCGTTTGGAGAAGGATTTGTAGTGTGATCTACAACGTGTGCTAATTGAAATACAATACTTAAGATTAATCCGGCTGTATAATGCATTGCAAAAAATCCTATTAGAACTTTCCACCACGTAATTCCAATTAAAATTGGTAAAACAATCCAGATTGAAACATAGATCATTTTAGTAATGATTAATGTTGTCCAAAGAATTTTTGGATTTTTTGGTTCACCATAAGATAGTTTTCTTTTAAGGTAATTACGCATTTGCTTAAAATCGGTTGTTAAAGCCCAATTGAAAGTTAATAATCCGTATAAGAAAACAGAATAATAATGCTGAAAACGATGAAAACTATACCATTGAGCATGTTCTGTAAAACGAATAATTCTTCCTGCATCCAGATCTTCGTCATGTCCGGGAATATTGGTGTAAGTATGATGAAGTACATTATGTTGTACCTGCCAGTTGTAAACATTTCCGGCCAAAACATAAATTGTTCCGCCCATAAATTTATTGATCCAGCTTTTGTTTGAATACGAACCGTGATTTCCGTCGTGCATTACGTTCATTCCAACTCCGGCCATTCCAACTCCCATTACTACAGAAAGTAACAGCATTAGCCAAAAAGGCATATCAAGAGTAAGAATTAAAAAATAAGGAGTTAGAAAAACTGCAAATAGAATAACAGCTTTTAAGTGTAATTTCCAATTTCCGGTTTTCTGAATATTATTCTCCTTGAAGTAATTGTTTACCCGAGAATTAAGTGTTCTGAAAAACTTCAGATTGTCTTGCCTTGCAAAAGTTGGAGCGGTGTTATTCATAATTATTTTAAATAGATTTCAAAGGTAATTATTATAAATTTTCAATTTGCAAAATTGAGTTAAATATTTCAATCGTAAAGTAGTACTTTTGTTAAAAATTTACAGCAATGGATGAGATATTGAAATATTTTCCCAATTTGACGGAACTTCAAATAGAACAATTTCAAAAATTAGACTTTTTATACCACGATTGGAACGAGAAAATTAATGTTATTTCGCGTAAAGACATTGATTCATTATACACAAAACACATTTTACATTCGTTAGGAATTGCCAAAATCATGAAATTTGAACCCGGAGCAACAGTTTTGGATGTTGGAACAGGCGGTGGTTTTCCCGGAATTCCGCTTGCGATTCTTTTTCCTGAAACCCGTTTTTATTTAATTGATGTTATTGCCAAGAAGATAAAAGTGGTTCAGGGAGTTGTGGATGCATTAGAATTAAAAAATGTAAAAGCAGAACAAAAACGTGCAGAATTGGTAAAAGGAGATTTTGATTTTATAGTAAGCCGTGCCGTAACCAATATGCCTGATTTTGTTTCCTGGATTAAAGATAAAATCAAAAAACAGCATAAGCATACTTTAAAAAATGGAATTCTATATTTAAAAGGCGGAGATCTAGCCGAAGAATTAAAAGATTTTCCAAATGCGACTTTATACGATTTGGCAGAAATATTTGAGGATGAATTTTTTGAAACTAAAAAAGTGGTTCATCTTCCTTTAAAATTTAAACCTTAAACTGATATAAAATAAATAACCCGAAAAGAATTCTTTCCGGGTTATTTTTTGA from the Flavobacterium sp. genome contains:
- a CDS encoding acyl-CoA desaturase — translated: MNNTAPTFARQDNLKFFRTLNSRVNNYFKENNIQKTGNWKLHLKAVILFAVFLTPYFLILTLDMPFWLMLLLSVVMGVGMAGVGMNVMHDGNHGSYSNKSWINKFMGGTIYVLAGNVYNWQVQHNVLHHTYTNIPGHDEDLDAGRIIRFTEHAQWYSFHRFQHYYSVFLYGLLTFNWALTTDFKQMRNYLKRKLSYGEPKNPKILWTTLIITKMIYVSIWIVLPILIGITWWKVLIGFFAMHYTAGLILSIVFQLAHVVDHTTNPSPNELGEMDNTWAVHQLYTTTNFAPKNAIVNWYTGGLNHQIEHHIFPNISHIHYGKIAQIVKETAKECNLPYYEYKTMRSAVIAHFKHLRELGMKPELA
- the rsmG gene encoding 16S rRNA (guanine(527)-N(7))-methyltransferase RsmG; this encodes MDEILKYFPNLTELQIEQFQKLDFLYHDWNEKINVISRKDIDSLYTKHILHSLGIAKIMKFEPGATVLDVGTGGGFPGIPLAILFPETRFYLIDVIAKKIKVVQGVVDALELKNVKAEQKRAELVKGDFDFIVSRAVTNMPDFVSWIKDKIKKQHKHTLKNGILYLKGGDLAEELKDFPNATLYDLAEIFEDEFFETKKVVHLPLKFKP